The Thermococcus sp. region GATGGCAGGCATCGCCTTCCTCAACGCGCGCCTTGGACTTTGTCATGCCATGAGCCACAAAGCGGCCTGGATTGGTCCACATGGATTGTTAAACGCAATATTCCTGCCATATGTTATCGAGTTTAACGCTGAGAGGAGCGAATACGCGAGGAAGCGCTACGACGAGATAGCGAGGGAGCTCAACTTGAAGGACTGGAGAGAACTCCTTCAGGCAATCAAGGAGCTCAACGAGAGAACCGGTGTTCCCAAACTGGGAGAGCTCGTTGACGAAAGAACGTTCATGGAAAAACTGGAAGAGATGGCGGAAAAGGCCTACCACGACGGACTGATAGCATTCAACCCCGTTGAGCCAACAGTTGAAGAAATCGAGAAACTCTATCTGGAAGCCTACAAAGGGGAGTAAGCGTGTTTTCCCTTGTTTTAAATTTTCTTGGGGTTCAATTGTGACCTTGAAGAGCTTGGTGATTAACGTTTTAATTCTCCTGAAGTCTTATTGCAACTAGGGTGGGATTTTCCTCGGTTGGGCCTACAAACGAATAAGAATGCTCGAATTTTATAATCCTTTCCCCAGAGTGGCTTTAAAACTTCCACCAAAAGCCCCCGAACTCGAACAATAACAGCCAATCCAAAGCCCGCATATTCAATGCACAAAACCATACAAAAGACTTCCAGAAGCATAAACAGGCTAATAAATTAAATTTTTTCCAGAATTAAAACATGCCATCACAAAAAACATCACCTTTCCATGGATTTTAGCCCGATAAGAGCACTCTCCAAGCTTCTTTTAAACTCCAGAAAAATCTCGTTACATTTTAACAAACAGAATACAACAACCTGTTAAATAACAACAAAACATAACCAAAAACTTCCAGAGTGATAACAGTACTCAAAACATCGAAATGATAGACGTAAAGTGAAAAAATACCAAAAGGAGGCTTTTCAACGTGATAACACCCTAAGACCGAGTTCTCTAAGCTTCCAGATTATCTCCATCGGAAAGCCGACGACATTGTAGTAGTCCCCCTTAATCCATTCAACGAGTAGGCCACCCAACCCCTGTATTCCATAGGCACCGGCCTTGTCCATGGGCTCTCCTGTCTTGATGTAGGCCCAGATTAGCTCGTCGTCGAGCTCGCGGAACTTGACCTCGGTTGTTACGACGCCGGTTATCTCCCTCCCCCCGTGGACGATACAGTAGCCGGTCGTAACCCTGTGAACCTTACCGCTGAGGAGTTTAAGCATTTCATATGCCTCTCGTTCGTCCTTTGGCTTTCCAAGGATTTTTCCATCAACGCTCACAACAGTATCTGCACCAATAACGGTTCTGCCAACGCGCGAGTGAACTTCCCGCGCTTTTTTCCTGGCGAGTTCGACTGCGCACTCCTCGGGTTTCCCTGAGTATACTTCATCAACGTTGCTCGGAACAACTTCAAAATCACTGATGAAGCGTGATAGTATTTCCCTCCTCCTCGGGGACGAAGAAGCGAGGACGAGCATTGATGCACCCCCAAACGTTAAAAGGAAAGCGCCCAAGTTGGATGGGCGATGA contains the following coding sequences:
- a CDS encoding Maf-like protein; translation: MLVLASSSPRRREILSRFISDFEVVPSNVDEVYSGKPEECAVELARKKAREVHSRVGRTVIGADTVVSVDGKILGKPKDEREAYEMLKLLSGKVHRVTTGYCIVHGGREITGVVTTEVKFRELDDELIWAYIKTGEPMDKAGAYGIQGLGGLLVEWIKGDYYNVVGFPMEIIWKLRELGLRVLSR